From the genome of Eublepharis macularius isolate TG4126 chromosome 12, MPM_Emac_v1.0, whole genome shotgun sequence, one region includes:
- the LOC129339854 gene encoding olfactory receptor 6C1-like yields MRNQTKVKEFLLLGFTENHNLEIFLFVLFLIMYLMTITGNLLIIIITLTDVHLQTPMYFFLRNYAILEIGYTTAVMPKTLINLASGRKTISYVGCITQFFLYFFLGTTDFFLLTVMSFDRYVAICHPLRYTTIMSDRFCTLLVLFSWIGSFILIFSQTMYFTHFPVCGSNVVNHFFCDFAPLHILLCGDTRLLELMSFISAVFSLLGTLAITIVSYGKIISTVLRIPTASGRQKAFSTCAAHIIVVSITYGSCISMYVNPVQDNRQSFNKVVAVLNNVLCPLMTPFVYCLRNKQVQQAFRDITRKLATIIPTFPIQALEIQCDVLARVSG; encoded by the exons ATGAGGAACCAGACCAAGGTCAAGGAGTTCTTACTTCTCGGATTCACTGAGAACCACAACCTAGAGATCTTTCTCTTTGTGCTTTTCTTAATCATGTACCTGATGACCATCACAGGAAACCTGCTCATTATTATAATCACTCTGACGGACGTCCATCTCCAAacccccatgtacttcttcctccGAAATTATGCCATCTTGGAAATCGGATATACAACCGCAGTCATGCCCAAAACCTTAATCAACTTGGCATCTGGAAGGAAAACCATCTCTTACGTTGGTTGTATAACCCAATTCTTTCTATACTTCTTTTTGGGCACCACTGATTTCTTCCTGCTGACGGTGATGTCCTTCGATAGATATGTGGCCATCTGCCACCCTCTGCGGTACACCACCATCATGAGTGACCGTTTCTGCACTCTCTTGGTTCTATTTTCGTGGATAGGCAGCTTCATCCTGATTTTTAGCCAAACCATGTACTTTACTCACTTCCCCGTTTGTGGCTCAAATGTTGTTAACCATTTCTTTTGTGACTTTGCACCATTACACATACTTCTGTGTGGGGATACACGGCTCCTGGAGCTCATGAGCTTCATTTCTGCTGTGTTTTCTCTACTGGGAACTTTAGCCATCACTATTGTCTCTTACGGGAAGATTATCTCCACGGTTCTCCGCATCCCAACTGCTTCAGGTAGACAGAAAGCCTTTTCCACCTGTGCTGCACACATTATTGTGGTCTCCATCACCTATGGCAGCTGCATATCTATGTATGTCAATCCAGTGCAAGATAATAGGCAAAGCTTCAACAAAGTCGTGGCTGTTCTCAACAATGTTTTGTGTCCTCTTATGACCCCATTTGTTTACTGTCTGAGAAATAAGCAGGTCCAACAGGCTTT tcgaGACATCACCCGGAAGTTGGCAACTATAATCCCAACATTCCCTATTCAGGCCCTTGAGATACAGTGTGATGTGCTGGCTAGAGTGTCAGGATAG
- the LOC129339853 gene encoding olfactory receptor 49-like — protein MKNQTKIKEFLLLGFTENHNLEIFLFVLFLIMYLMTITGNLLIIIVTLTDFHLRTPMYFFLRNYAILEIGYTTAVIPKALINLATGKKTISYVGCITQSFLYFFLGTIDFFLLTVMSFDRYVAICHPLRYTTIMSDRFCTLLVLFSWIGGFILIFGQTMHFIQFPFCGSNIINHFFCDNTPLHKLLCGDTQLLELIGFISAVFSLLGTLGITIVSYGKIISTVLRIPTASGRQKAFSTCAAHITVVSITYGSCISMYVKPAKDDGQNFNKVVAVLNNVLCPLMTPFVYSLRNKQVQQALRDTMLLCMARTDCCYKQGPTM, from the coding sequence ATGAAGAACCAGACCAAGATCAAGGAGTTCTTACTTCTCGGATTCACTGAGAACCACAACCTAGAGATCTTTCTCTTTGTGCTTTTCTTAATCATGTACCTCATGACCATCACAGGAAACCTGCTCATTATTATTGTCACTCTGACGGACTTCCATCTCCGAacccccatgtatttcttcctccgAAATTATGCCATCTTGGAAATCGGATATACAACTGCAGTCATCCCCAAAGCCTTAATCAACTTGGCAACTGGAAAGAAAACCATCTCTTATGTTGGTTGTATAACCCAATCCTTTCTGTACTTCTTTTTGGGCACCATCGATTTCTTCCTGCTGACAGTGATGTCCTTCGATAGATATGTGGCCATCTGCCACCCTCTGCGGTACACCACCATCATGAGTGACCGTTTCTGCACTCTCTTGGTGCTCTTCTCATGGATAGGTGGCTTCATCCTGATTTTTGGCCAAACCATGCACTTTATTCAGTTCCCCTTTTGTGGTTCAAACATCATTAACCATTTCTTCTGTGACAATACACCATTGCACAAGCTTCTGTGTGGGGATACACAGCTCCTTGAGCTCATCGGCTTCATTTCCGCTGTGTTTTCTCTACTGGGAACTTTAGGCATCACCATTGTCTCTTACGGGAAGATTATCTCCACGGTTCTCCGCATCCCAACTGCTTCAGGTAGACAGAAAGCCTTTTCCACCTGTGCTGCTCACATTACTGTCGTCTCCATCACTTACGGCAGCTGCATATCTATGTATGTCAAACCAGCAAAAGATGATGGACAAAACTTCAACAAAGTCGTGGCTGTTCTCAACAATGTTTTGTGTCCTCTTATGACCCCATTTGTTTACAGTCTGAGGAATAAGCAGGTCCAACAGGCTTTGAGAGATACTATGCTGTTATGTATGGCTCGTACTGACTGTTGCTATAAACAGggtcctactatgtaa